In Salinarimonas sp., a genomic segment contains:
- the otsB gene encoding trehalose-phosphatase: MTMIAGADEEAIAAAIFDMDGVVTDSAEAHFAAWKETFDEVVREHAFGEAARPFTRADYREHVDGVPRFDGVRRFLASRGIALPEGEPGEERLDSVQGVGTAKNRRFQRWLEEKPVPTYEDTIAFIHALKRRGIRVGIFSASRNAVRVLDSAGVRDLFDAKVDGIDAREADLPGKPEPDVLIACARRLGAEPARTMVFEDAVSGVQAGAKGRFRLVVGVNREDERADSHGVDLRAHGADLVTRDLRRLLADDGLSLRATDTLPDPLEERDAFARRLGDRPLAVFLDYDGTLTPIVEDFTAAGLSPEMEATLERLGRATKVAVISGRDLEDVQNRVRLPEIYYAGSHGFDIAGPASLRARPGEAERFLPALDAAEGALRDRLADIAGARIERKTFSIAVHWRGAAEADVARIEDHVDSVVEAHETLRKSRGKKVFQIQPRTDWDKGRAVRWLLDHTPMGEGEPCPLYVGDDLTDEDAFAALDADGIGIVVRDGARATAADYAIDDPDAVRRFLDMLAERAEGRPP; encoded by the coding sequence ATGACGATGATCGCGGGTGCGGACGAGGAGGCGATCGCGGCGGCGATCTTCGACATGGACGGCGTCGTCACCGACTCGGCCGAGGCGCATTTCGCCGCCTGGAAGGAGACCTTCGACGAGGTCGTGCGCGAGCACGCCTTCGGCGAGGCGGCGCGGCCCTTCACCCGGGCCGATTACCGCGAGCATGTCGACGGGGTGCCGCGCTTCGACGGCGTGCGGCGCTTCCTCGCCTCGCGCGGAATCGCGCTGCCCGAGGGCGAGCCCGGCGAGGAGCGCCTCGACAGCGTCCAGGGCGTCGGCACGGCGAAGAACCGGCGCTTCCAGCGTTGGCTCGAGGAGAAGCCGGTGCCGACCTACGAGGACACCATCGCCTTCATCCACGCGCTGAAGCGGCGCGGGATCAGGGTCGGGATCTTCTCGGCGAGCCGCAACGCGGTGCGCGTGCTGGACAGCGCGGGCGTGCGCGACCTGTTCGACGCCAAGGTCGACGGGATCGACGCGCGCGAGGCGGACCTGCCCGGCAAGCCCGAGCCCGACGTGCTGATCGCATGCGCCCGCCGCCTCGGCGCGGAGCCGGCGCGCACGATGGTGTTCGAGGACGCCGTGTCGGGCGTCCAGGCCGGCGCCAAGGGGCGCTTCCGGCTGGTCGTCGGCGTGAACCGCGAGGACGAGCGCGCCGATTCGCACGGCGTCGACCTGCGCGCCCACGGCGCCGATCTCGTCACCCGCGACCTGCGCCGCCTCCTGGCCGACGACGGCCTGAGCCTGCGCGCCACCGACACGCTGCCCGACCCGCTCGAGGAGCGCGACGCGTTCGCACGACGCCTCGGCGACAGGCCGCTCGCCGTCTTCCTCGACTACGACGGCACCCTCACCCCCATCGTCGAGGACTTCACCGCGGCCGGCCTCTCGCCCGAGATGGAGGCGACCCTCGAGCGGCTGGGGCGGGCGACCAAGGTGGCGGTGATCTCCGGGCGCGACCTCGAGGACGTGCAGAACCGCGTCCGGCTGCCCGAGATCTACTATGCCGGCTCGCACGGCTTCGACATCGCGGGCCCCGCCTCGCTGCGCGCGCGCCCGGGGGAGGCGGAGCGCTTCCTGCCCGCCCTCGACGCCGCGGAAGGCGCCCTGCGCGACCGGCTGGCGGACATCGCGGGCGCGAGGATCGAGCGCAAGACGTTCTCCATCGCCGTGCATTGGCGCGGGGCGGCCGAGGCCGACGTCGCGCGCATCGAGGACCACGTCGACTCGGTGGTGGAGGCGCACGAGACGCTGCGCAAGAGCCGGGGCAAGAAGGTCTTCCAGATCCAGCCGCGTACGGACTGGGACAAGGGCCGGGCCGTGCGCTGGCTTCTCGACCACACGCCGATGGGTGAGGGCGAGCCCTGCCCGCTCTACGTGGGCGACGACCTCACCGACGAGGACGCCTTCGCGGCGCTCGACGCCGACGGGATCGGGATCGTGGTGCGCGACGGCGCCCGCGCCACCGCCGCCGACTACGCGATCGACGACCCGGACGCCGTGCGCCGCTTCCTCGACATGCTCGCGGAACGCGCGGAAGGGAGACCGCCATGA
- a CDS encoding glycosyl hydrolase family 65 protein, producing MIVDAATPAGDWVLSYDGFEPEQEGLREVLCALGNGTIVSRAAAPNALADDVHYPGSYLAGGYDRLATTIAGETIENEDLVNLPNWLPLVFRIADGPWLRPGDVEQIGYRQALDLHAGVLRRVVRMRDGDGRVVRWDEERIVSMHAPHLAALRVALTPENFSDPMTIRAGLDGSVINWGVKRYRELNGRHLETLDTGAVEGDVLTLRSRFVQARREVALAARTRVTAAGGPVVPARIETLANQASHEFDVAAREGQAMVVEKIAAYASSQDKASSEPLLEAVKHVRRAGPFSELRAAHVKAWAHLWQQADIRVESEADQEAQLKLRLHIFHLLQTASGHSVDRDVGVPPRGWHGEAYRGHIMWDELFIFPYLNLRLPVLTRALLRYRYRRLDEARRLAAEAGLRGAMFPWQSGSDGREESQRIHLNPVSGNWIPDNSWRQRHIGAAVAYNVWQYVEATDDRGFLRDYGAELFLEIARFFASLAERRPDGRWGICGVMGPDEFHTAYPGADPRTEGGLDNNAYTNVMASWLLTRVVDVLDLLAPDDRARLIDRLEITDAELALWTEISRGLFIPFHDDGIISQFEGWEQLKEFDWDGYREKYGNIQRLDRLLEAEGDHPNHYKVSKQADVLMIFYLFSREEIDEIFHRLGYAFSPEQIFRNIQYYGRRTSHGSTLSFVTHAWVLARSDRQRSWALALQALDADIADVQGGTTQEGIHLGAMAGTVDLMQRCYTGIEVATGALLFNPRLPEEMRCLRTTVRYRRQVLDIEVDQERLTVSSRVMTASPVVIAYRGHARAISPGQSFAFELVREVKPDRPARESEQKRARAEHAEEQARDEQAGPESPSE from the coding sequence ATGATCGTCGACGCCGCCACGCCAGCCGGCGACTGGGTGCTCTCCTACGACGGGTTCGAGCCCGAGCAGGAAGGCCTGCGCGAGGTGCTCTGCGCGCTCGGGAACGGCACCATCGTCTCCCGCGCCGCCGCGCCGAACGCGCTGGCCGACGACGTGCATTATCCCGGCAGCTATCTCGCCGGCGGCTACGATCGGCTGGCGACGACGATCGCCGGCGAGACCATCGAGAACGAGGATCTCGTCAACCTGCCGAACTGGCTGCCGCTCGTCTTCCGCATCGCCGACGGCCCTTGGCTGCGGCCGGGGGACGTCGAACAGATCGGCTACCGGCAGGCGCTCGATCTGCATGCCGGCGTGCTGCGCCGGGTCGTGCGCATGCGCGACGGAGACGGACGCGTGGTGCGCTGGGACGAGGAGCGCATCGTCTCCATGCACGCGCCGCACCTCGCCGCGCTCAGGGTGGCGCTGACGCCGGAGAACTTCTCCGACCCGATGACGATCCGCGCCGGGCTCGACGGCTCGGTGATCAATTGGGGCGTGAAGCGCTACCGGGAGCTGAACGGCCGGCATCTCGAGACCCTCGACACCGGCGCCGTCGAGGGCGACGTGCTCACGCTGCGCTCCCGCTTCGTCCAGGCGCGGCGGGAGGTGGCGCTCGCCGCGCGCACGCGGGTGACGGCGGCCGGCGGGCCGGTGGTGCCGGCGCGAATCGAGACGCTGGCGAACCAGGCCTCGCACGAGTTCGACGTCGCGGCCCGGGAGGGCCAGGCGATGGTGGTGGAGAAGATCGCCGCCTACGCCAGCTCGCAGGACAAGGCGAGCTCCGAGCCGTTGCTCGAGGCCGTCAAGCACGTGCGTCGCGCCGGGCCGTTCTCGGAGCTGCGCGCCGCGCACGTGAAGGCGTGGGCGCACCTGTGGCAGCAGGCGGACATCCGGGTGGAGAGCGAGGCCGATCAGGAGGCGCAGCTCAAGCTCAGGCTCCACATCTTCCACCTGCTGCAGACCGCGTCCGGCCATTCCGTCGACCGCGACGTGGGCGTGCCGCCCCGGGGCTGGCACGGCGAGGCCTATCGCGGCCACATCATGTGGGACGAGCTCTTCATCTTCCCCTACCTGAACCTGCGCCTGCCGGTGCTCACCCGCGCCCTCCTGCGCTACCGATACCGCCGCCTCGACGAGGCGCGGCGGCTGGCGGCGGAGGCCGGCCTGCGGGGCGCGATGTTCCCCTGGCAGAGCGGCTCGGACGGGCGCGAGGAGAGCCAGCGCATCCACCTCAACCCGGTCTCGGGCAATTGGATTCCCGACAATTCCTGGCGCCAGCGCCATATCGGCGCGGCGGTGGCCTATAATGTCTGGCAATACGTGGAAGCGACGGACGATCGCGGTTTCCTGCGCGACTACGGCGCGGAGCTGTTCCTGGAGATCGCCCGCTTCTTCGCGAGCCTCGCCGAGCGGCGGCCCGACGGGCGCTGGGGCATCTGCGGGGTGATGGGGCCGGACGAGTTCCACACCGCCTATCCCGGCGCCGACCCGCGCACGGAGGGCGGGCTCGACAACAACGCCTACACCAACGTCATGGCCTCCTGGCTGCTGACGCGGGTCGTCGACGTGCTCGACCTGCTCGCCCCGGACGACCGCGCCCGGCTGATCGACCGGCTCGAGATCACCGACGCCGAGCTCGCGCTCTGGACCGAGATCAGCCGTGGCCTCTTCATCCCCTTCCACGACGACGGGATCATCAGCCAGTTCGAAGGCTGGGAGCAGCTGAAGGAGTTCGACTGGGACGGCTATCGGGAGAAGTACGGCAACATCCAGCGCCTCGACCGGCTGCTCGAGGCGGAGGGGGACCACCCCAACCACTACAAGGTCTCCAAGCAGGCCGACGTGCTGATGATCTTCTATCTGTTCAGCCGCGAGGAGATCGACGAGATCTTCCACCGGCTGGGCTACGCTTTCTCGCCGGAGCAGATCTTCCGCAACATCCAGTATTACGGCCGGCGGACCTCCCACGGCTCGACGCTCAGCTTCGTCACCCACGCCTGGGTGCTCGCCCGCTCCGACCGCCAGCGCTCCTGGGCGCTCGCGCTCCAGGCGCTCGACGCCGACATCGCCGACGTGCAGGGGGGCACCACCCAGGAAGGCATCCATCTCGGCGCCATGGCGGGCACCGTCGACCTGATGCAGCGCTGCTATACGGGGATCGAGGTCGCCACCGGCGCGCTCCTGTTCAACCCGCGCCTGCCGGAGGAGATGCGCTGCCTGCGCACCACCGTGCGCTACCGCCGGCAGGTGCTCGACATCGAGGTGGACCAGGAGCGGCTGACGGTGTCGAGCCGGGTGATGACCGCCTCGCCCGTGGTGATCGCCTATCGCGGCCACGCCCGCGCGATCAGCCCGGGCCAGAGCTTCGCCTTCGAGCTCGTGCGCGAGGTCAAGCCCGACCGGCCCGCGCGCGAGAGCGAGCAGAAGCGCGCCCGCGCCGAGCACGCCGAGGAGCAGGCGCGCGACGAGCAGGCGGGGCCGGAATCGCCCTCCGAATAG
- a CDS encoding hydroxyacid dehydrogenase, whose product MARIAIFEVEEWERETFADLARAHDVVFREETLEAGNAGEAAGAEVLSTFIYSRLTREVLEPFENLKLIATRSTGFDHVDLDTCEERGIQVANVPSYGENTVAEHVFALLGAISHNIVAAADRTRRGDFSHEGLQGFDLKGRTLGVVGTGHIGRWAARIARGYGMEVLAFDVKPDEEAAREIGFAYVAMDELLARSDVVTLHVPGSEKTKHLISRDEFAKMKDGSVLINTARGPVVDVDALLHALASGKLRAAGLDVLPQEPVVREEAELLRTYFRKEHKLDTLLADHILLRLSNVVITPHTAFDTKEAVQRILDTTHDNIAGFLEGEPRNVVNG is encoded by the coding sequence ATGGCCAGGATCGCGATCTTCGAGGTCGAGGAATGGGAGCGCGAGACCTTCGCGGATCTCGCCCGCGCGCACGACGTCGTCTTCCGCGAGGAGACGCTCGAGGCGGGCAATGCCGGCGAGGCGGCGGGCGCCGAGGTTCTCTCGACCTTCATCTATTCGCGGCTCACCCGCGAGGTGCTGGAGCCGTTCGAGAATCTCAAGCTGATCGCCACCCGCTCCACCGGCTTCGATCATGTCGATCTCGACACGTGCGAGGAGCGGGGCATCCAGGTCGCCAACGTGCCGAGCTACGGCGAGAACACGGTCGCCGAGCACGTCTTCGCGCTTCTCGGCGCGATCTCCCACAACATCGTCGCCGCCGCCGACCGCACGCGGCGCGGGGACTTCTCGCACGAGGGCCTGCAGGGCTTCGACCTGAAGGGCCGCACGCTCGGCGTCGTCGGCACCGGCCATATCGGCCGCTGGGCCGCGCGGATCGCCAGGGGCTACGGCATGGAGGTGCTGGCCTTCGACGTGAAGCCGGACGAGGAGGCCGCCCGCGAGATCGGGTTCGCCTACGTCGCCATGGACGAGCTGCTCGCGCGCTCGGACGTCGTCACCCTGCACGTGCCGGGCAGCGAGAAGACGAAGCACCTGATCTCCAGGGACGAGTTCGCGAAGATGAAGGACGGTTCGGTCCTCATCAACACGGCCCGCGGCCCCGTGGTCGACGTCGACGCGCTCCTGCACGCGCTCGCCTCCGGCAAGCTGCGCGCGGCCGGTCTCGACGTGCTGCCGCAGGAGCCGGTGGTGCGCGAGGAGGCGGAGCTGCTGCGCACCTACTTCCGCAAGGAGCACAAGCTCGATACGCTGCTCGCCGACCACATCCTGCTGCGGCTCTCCAACGTGGTGATCACGCCTCACACCGCCTTCGACACCAAGGAGGCCGTGCAGCGCATCCTCGACACGACGCACGACAACATCGCGGGCTTCCTCGAGGGCGAGCCGCGCAACGTCGTGAACGGCTGA
- a CDS encoding GNAT family N-acetyltransferase, with protein sequence MPDAASPASIRPPRPEDRAGWEALWAGYLTFYGATVSPEVTETTWGRLHDPAVPIHAFVAERDGALVGLVHYIYHFSTWTAQPYCYLQDLFTAPETRGAGVGRALIAAVRARAEADGASRVYWLTQEGNVTARALYDKVAMRTGFIQYKQPIL encoded by the coding sequence ATGCCCGACGCCGCTTCGCCCGCATCCATTCGCCCGCCGCGCCCCGAGGACCGCGCCGGCTGGGAGGCGTTGTGGGCCGGCTACCTGACGTTCTACGGCGCGACGGTGTCCCCCGAGGTGACCGAGACGACGTGGGGACGGCTGCACGACCCCGCCGTCCCGATCCACGCCTTCGTCGCCGAGCGGGACGGCGCGTTGGTGGGGCTCGTCCACTACATCTACCACTTCTCCACCTGGACCGCGCAGCCCTATTGCTACCTGCAGGATCTGTTCACGGCGCCGGAGACGCGCGGCGCCGGCGTCGGCCGCGCGCTGATCGCCGCCGTGCGCGCCAGGGCCGAGGCCGACGGCGCGAGCCGGGTCTACTGGCTCACCCAGGAGGGCAACGTCACGGCGCGGGCGCTCTACGACAAGGTCGCCATGCGGACGGGATTCATCCAATACAAGCAGCCGATCCTGTGA
- a CDS encoding leucyl aminopeptidase: MADAFKIEFQSPAMPEGGDLVVFVAEDLEPGPTAKDILGDAVGLIARAAKAERFKGKARSAMTLAAPAGLPVDRLIVVGIGGGAQGEPFDFVTLGGVVAGKVAGREATAIAEFPGLEAGVEEIAETTLGARLRAYSFDRYKSKKGKKKDADEENGETGGKLIVGCADPSATKKAAKIREGLAQGVALARDLVNEPGNVLGPVEFAAKAKELEKLGVEVEILDEKQLGKIGMRALLGVAQGSERPARVAIMRWNGGGKKDKPVAFVGKGVVFDTGGISIKPAGGMEDMKGDMAGAACVVGLMHALAARKAKANVIGAIGLVENMPDGKAQRPGDVVETLSGQTVEVINTDAEGRLVLADVLTYVREQYEPAFMIDLATLTGAILVALGQDHAGLFSNDDALAERLAAAGKATGEKVWRMPLGPAYDKMIESKIADMKNVGGRNAGSITAAQFLKRFVEDTPWAHLDIAGTGMAAPQSEISRTFGSGYGVRLLDRLVKDHYEG; the protein is encoded by the coding sequence ATGGCCGACGCGTTCAAGATCGAGTTCCAATCCCCCGCCATGCCGGAGGGCGGCGACCTCGTCGTCTTCGTCGCGGAGGACCTCGAGCCCGGGCCGACGGCGAAGGACATCCTCGGCGACGCGGTCGGCCTGATCGCCCGCGCGGCCAAGGCGGAGCGCTTCAAGGGCAAAGCGCGCAGCGCGATGACCCTCGCCGCCCCGGCAGGCCTGCCGGTCGATCGGCTGATCGTGGTCGGGATCGGCGGCGGCGCGCAGGGCGAGCCCTTCGACTTCGTCACCCTCGGCGGCGTCGTCGCCGGCAAGGTGGCCGGGCGCGAGGCGACCGCGATCGCCGAGTTCCCCGGCCTCGAGGCCGGCGTCGAGGAGATCGCCGAGACGACGCTCGGCGCGCGGCTGCGCGCCTATTCCTTCGATCGCTACAAGTCGAAGAAGGGCAAGAAGAAGGACGCCGACGAGGAGAACGGCGAGACCGGCGGCAAGCTGATCGTCGGCTGCGCCGATCCGAGCGCGACCAAGAAGGCGGCGAAGATCCGCGAGGGTCTGGCCCAAGGCGTGGCGCTGGCGCGCGACCTCGTCAACGAGCCCGGCAACGTGCTCGGCCCGGTCGAGTTCGCGGCGAAGGCCAAGGAGCTCGAGAAGCTCGGCGTCGAGGTGGAGATCCTCGACGAGAAGCAGCTCGGCAAGATCGGCATGCGCGCGCTGCTGGGCGTGGCGCAGGGCTCGGAGCGCCCGGCGCGGGTCGCGATCATGCGCTGGAACGGCGGGGGCAAGAAGGACAAGCCCGTCGCCTTCGTCGGCAAGGGCGTCGTCTTCGACACCGGCGGCATCTCGATCAAGCCCGCCGGCGGCATGGAGGACATGAAGGGGGACATGGCCGGCGCCGCCTGCGTGGTCGGCCTGATGCACGCGCTCGCCGCCCGCAAGGCCAAGGCGAACGTGATCGGCGCCATCGGCCTCGTCGAGAACATGCCCGACGGCAAGGCCCAGCGCCCCGGCGACGTGGTCGAGACGCTCTCGGGCCAGACCGTGGAGGTGATCAACACCGACGCCGAGGGCCGCCTCGTCCTCGCCGACGTGCTCACCTACGTCCGCGAGCAGTACGAGCCGGCCTTCATGATCGACCTCGCGACCCTCACCGGCGCGATCCTGGTCGCGCTCGGGCAGGACCACGCGGGCCTGTTCTCCAACGACGATGCGCTCGCCGAGCGGCTCGCCGCCGCCGGCAAGGCGACCGGCGAGAAGGTCTGGCGCATGCCGCTCGGGCCCGCCTACGACAAGATGATCGAGTCCAAGATCGCCGACATGAAGAACGTCGGCGGCCGCAATGCCGGCTCGATCACCGCGGCGCAATTCCTCAAGCGCTTCGTCGAGGACACGCCCTGGGCCCATCTCGACATCGCCGGCACCGGCATGGCCGCGCCTCAGAGCGAGATCTCCCGCACCTTCGGCTCGGGCTACGGCGTGCGCCTGCTCGACCGGCTGGTGAAGGATCATTACGAGGGCTGA
- the purU gene encoding formyltetrahydrofolate deformylase, which translates to MKLEDPKFILKFSCVDTIGIVNAISGFLVQNGCNIITNQQFGDRDTERFFMRVAFTPVDSATTADQLRAPLHAIASRYGMEWSLHETSERPKVVLMVSKFGHCLNDLLYRWTIGALKVDIVAIVSNHRDFERLANSYEIPFHHIPVTAETKPQQEAKLAALVEETKADLVVLARYMQVLSDSMCRFLEGRAINIHHSFLPSFKGAAPYTQAYQRGVKLIGATAHYVTPDLDEGPIIEQEVVRVTHEDGPEALTALGRDVESVVLARAVKFHVEHRVLRNGNRTVVFR; encoded by the coding sequence ATGAAGCTCGAAGATCCGAAGTTCATCCTCAAGTTCTCCTGCGTCGACACGATCGGGATCGTCAACGCGATCTCGGGCTTCCTCGTCCAGAACGGCTGCAACATCATCACGAACCAGCAGTTCGGCGACCGCGACACGGAGCGCTTCTTCATGCGCGTCGCCTTCACGCCGGTGGACTCCGCCACCACGGCGGACCAGCTGCGCGCGCCGCTGCACGCCATCGCCAGCCGCTACGGCATGGAGTGGAGCCTGCACGAGACCTCCGAGCGCCCGAAGGTCGTTTTGATGGTCTCGAAGTTCGGCCATTGCCTGAACGACCTGCTCTACCGCTGGACCATCGGCGCCCTGAAGGTCGACATCGTCGCCATCGTCTCGAACCACCGCGATTTCGAGCGCCTGGCCAACAGCTACGAGATCCCCTTCCACCACATCCCGGTCACGGCCGAGACCAAGCCGCAGCAGGAGGCGAAGCTCGCCGCGCTGGTGGAGGAGACCAAGGCCGATCTCGTCGTGCTCGCGCGCTACATGCAGGTCCTGTCGGATTCGATGTGCCGCTTCCTCGAGGGGCGGGCGATCAACATCCACCACTCCTTCCTGCCGAGCTTCAAGGGCGCGGCGCCTTACACCCAGGCCTATCAGCGCGGCGTGAAGCTGATCGGCGCGACGGCGCACTACGTGACGCCGGACCTCGACGAGGGGCCGATCATCGAGCAGGAGGTGGTGCGCGTCACCCACGAGGACGGCCCGGAGGCGCTCACCGCGCTCGGCCGCGACGTGGAGAGCGTGGTGCTCGCCCGCGCGGTGAAGTTCCACGTGGAGCACCGGGTGCTGCGCAACGGCAACCGCACCGTCGTCTTCCGCTGA
- a CDS encoding L-serine ammonia-lyase, translating into MISVFELFKIGIGPSSSHTVGPMVAAARFLTDLRELPEPPARVGVSLHGSLAFTGKGHGSDTAICLGLLGERPDRVDPDAVPGLVAGLEAEKAFFLGAARIAFDPASDLVLDTAEMLPRHTNGMRFTAEDAEGRTVLVRVYYSIGGGFVVDDAAETAPIDVVAPLPFDSADALLDLCEARGLSIAAIQLENELALRPRDEIEAGLDAIAAAMLACIERGLATGGVLPGRFKVRRRAKDLHARLQAGALKNAKSPSETMDRVSTYAIAVNEENAAGGRVVTAPTNGAAGIVPAVLRYLREICAEPSPEKTREFLLTAAAIGGLIKRNASISGAEVGCQGEVGSAASMAAAGLAAALGATPLQIENAAEIAMEHHLGMTCDPIGGLVQIPCIERNAFGAVKAIAASSLAMHGDGLHYVSLDEVIETMRQTGVDMQSKYKETSQGGLAVNVAEC; encoded by the coding sequence ATGATCAGCGTCTTCGAGCTCTTCAAGATCGGCATCGGGCCGTCGAGCTCCCACACCGTCGGGCCGATGGTGGCCGCCGCGCGCTTCCTCACGGACCTGCGCGAGCTGCCCGAGCCGCCGGCGCGGGTGGGGGTGAGCCTGCACGGCTCGCTCGCCTTCACCGGCAAGGGCCACGGCAGCGACACCGCCATCTGCCTCGGCCTGCTCGGCGAGCGGCCGGACCGGGTCGATCCCGACGCGGTGCCCGGCCTCGTCGCCGGGCTCGAGGCCGAGAAGGCCTTCTTCCTCGGCGCGGCGCGCATCGCCTTCGACCCGGCGAGCGACCTCGTCCTCGACACGGCGGAGATGCTGCCGCGGCACACCAACGGGATGCGCTTCACCGCCGAGGACGCGGAAGGCCGCACCGTGCTCGTGCGCGTCTACTACTCGATCGGCGGCGGTTTCGTCGTGGACGACGCGGCCGAGACGGCGCCGATCGACGTCGTCGCGCCGCTGCCCTTCGACAGCGCCGACGCGCTGCTCGACCTGTGCGAGGCGCGCGGGCTTTCGATCGCCGCGATCCAGCTGGAGAACGAGCTGGCCTTGCGCCCGCGGGACGAGATCGAGGCCGGCCTCGACGCCATCGCGGCGGCGATGCTCGCCTGCATCGAGCGCGGGCTCGCCACGGGCGGCGTGCTGCCGGGGCGCTTCAAGGTGCGCCGGCGGGCGAAGGACCTGCACGCCCGGCTCCAGGCCGGCGCGCTGAAAAACGCCAAGTCTCCGTCCGAGACGATGGACCGGGTCTCGACCTACGCCATCGCCGTCAACGAGGAGAACGCCGCCGGCGGGCGCGTCGTCACCGCGCCGACCAACGGCGCGGCCGGCATCGTGCCGGCGGTGCTGCGCTACCTGCGCGAGATCTGCGCGGAGCCCTCCCCGGAGAAGACGCGGGAGTTCCTGCTCACCGCCGCCGCCATCGGCGGGCTGATCAAGCGCAACGCCTCGATCTCGGGGGCGGAGGTGGGCTGCCAGGGCGAGGTCGGCTCCGCCGCCTCCATGGCCGCCGCGGGCCTCGCCGCCGCGCTCGGCGCCACGCCGCTGCAGATCGAGAACGCCGCCGAGATCGCCATGGAGCACCATCTCGGCATGACCTGCGATCCGATCGGCGGGCTCGTGCAGATCCCCTGCATCGAGCGCAACGCCTTCGGCGCCGTCAAGGCCATCGCCGCCTCCTCGCTCGCGATGCACGGCGACGGCCTGCACTACGTCTCGCTCGACGAGGTGATCGAGACGATGCGCCAGACCGGCGTCGACATGCAGTCGAAGTACAAGGAGACGTCCCAGGGCGGCCTCGCCGTCAACGTCGCCGAATGCTGA
- a CDS encoding sarcosine oxidase subunit gamma family protein — MLETRHTATRTAPFPLAKESLAGVTIEPLAPRTRLSLRLRPADAARIGAVAGLAFDVGVTGVSEADGRRAVRLGPDEWLILGHADETEELAARIAADLEGVFHALVDVSHRNCGLLVRGPAAEATLNAGCPLDLAPSAFPVGTATRTVFAKAEILLARVDDDAFEVECWRSFATYVRGFLVEAARGL, encoded by the coding sequence ATGCTTGAGACCCGCCACACCGCGACCCGCACCGCGCCCTTCCCGCTGGCGAAGGAGAGCCTCGCCGGCGTGACGATCGAGCCGCTGGCGCCGCGCACGCGCCTGTCGCTGCGCCTGCGCCCGGCCGATGCCGCCCGTATCGGCGCGGTGGCGGGGCTCGCCTTCGACGTCGGCGTCACCGGCGTCTCGGAGGCCGACGGCCGCCGCGCCGTTCGGCTCGGGCCGGACGAGTGGCTGATCCTCGGCCATGCCGACGAGACGGAGGAGCTCGCCGCGCGCATCGCCGCCGATCTCGAGGGCGTGTTCCACGCGCTCGTCGACGTCAGCCACCGCAATTGCGGGCTCCTCGTGCGCGGCCCCGCCGCCGAGGCGACGCTCAACGCCGGCTGCCCGCTCGACCTCGCCCCGTCCGCCTTCCCCGTGGGCACGGCGACGCGCACCGTCTTCGCCAAGGCCGAGATCCTGCTCGCCCGCGTCGACGACGACGCGTTCGAGGTGGAGTGCTGGCGCTCGTTCGCGACCTACGTCCGCGGGTTCCTCGTCGAGGCCGCGCGGGGGCTGTAA